In Fusobacterium sp., one genomic interval encodes:
- a CDS encoding HPr family phosphocarrier protein produces the protein MKSRKVQIKNKAGLHARPSSLFVQLVTGYDSDITVKCDEEEINGKSIMGLMLLAAEQGRTLELIADGPDEDEMLDALVNLIEVKKFNEE, from the coding sequence ATGAAAAGCAGAAAAGTTCAAATAAAAAATAAAGCAGGACTCCATGCAAGACCATCATCACTGTTTGTACAATTAGTAACAGGGTATGATTCTGATATAACAGTTAAATGTGATGAAGAAGAAATAAATGGAAAAAGTATAATGGGACTTATGCTTTTAGCTGCTGAACAAGGAAGGACATTGGAATTAATTGCTGATGGTCCAGATGAAGATGAAATGCTGGATGCATTGGTAAATCTAATAGAAGTTAAAAAATTTAATGAGGAATAA